A genomic window from Bombus pyrosoma isolate SC7728 linkage group LG8, ASM1482585v1, whole genome shotgun sequence includes:
- the LOC122570029 gene encoding proteasome subunit alpha type-2 produces the protein MASERYSFSLTTFSPSGKLVQIEYALAAVAAGAASVGIRASNGVVLATENKHKSILYDEHSVQKVEMITKHIGMVYSGMGPDYRLLVKQARKIAQQYQLIYQEPIPTAQLVQRVATLMQEYTQSGGVRPFGVSLLICGWDNGKPCLYQCDPSGAFFAWKATAMGKNFVNGKVFLEKRYSRSLELDDAVHTAILTLKEGFEGQMTADNIEVGICDANGFRRLEPSNVKDYLANIP, from the exons ATGGCTTCGGAACGATATAGCTTCTCGTTAACAACTTTCAG CCCGTCTGGAAAATTGGTGCAGATAGAATATGCTTTAGCTGCAGTTGCTGCTGGAGCGGCTAGTGTTGGTATCAGAGCATCAAATGGAGTTGTTCTTGCTACAGAAAACAAACACAAATCAATATTGTACGATGAACACAGCGTGCAGAAGGTAGAAATGATTACGAAACATATTGGTATGGTCTACAGTGGGATGGGTCCAGATTACAGATTATTAGTAAAACAAGCACGTAAAATTGCACAGCAGTATCAGCTCATTTATCAAGAACCGATACCTACTGCGCAATTGGTGCAAAGAGTTGCCACGCTCATGCAAGAATACACACAGTCTGG AGGAGTCAGACCCTTTGGAGTCTCTTTGCTAATTTGTGGCTGGGATAACGGGAAGCCATGTTTATACCAATGCGATCCTTCTGGTGCATTCTTTGCGTGGAAGGCTACAGCAATGGGCAAAAACTTTGTAAATGGAAAAGTATTCCTCGAGAAGAGATATAGCAGAAGTTTGGAACTGGATGATGCTGTTCATACTGCGATTTTAACTTTGAAGGAAGGATTCGAAGGGCAGATGACTGCTGATAATATAGAAGTTGGTATTTGTGATGCAAATGGTTTCAGAAGATTGGAACCTTCCAATGTCAAGGATTACCTTGCCAATATTCCTTAA
- the LOC122570034 gene encoding uncharacterized protein LOC122570034 — translation MAEENKKDTKNQVEELYAWISKIPLSKSTKNLSRDLSDAVIIAEILKMYYPRYVDLHNYVPANSLTTKIENWKVLNRKVLNKIDMKLTKNVINQLANCHPGAAENMLLEIRKKIIKDGIEPRNLQNLPQNDSIEEGNNIKVTAKLSKKSMSSPTSHPILKALDCKRSIFTRAREMFYFILEWLISWLYTWNYFQNIKFQLENQNSLKEDAEASRTRRTSENINEEDAVPRHVYAQLRRKIRKIDDIICTLNHKLAYLESTIKLKDLRISNLTSEIIDNTVESKQFAKNQINDAQTSIA, via the exons ATGGCCgaagaaaataagaaggaTACCAAAAATCAAGTAGAAGAATTGTACGCATGGATCTCTAAGATTCCACTTTCAAAATCAACAAAGAATTTATCTAGAGACCTTTCGGATGCTG TAATAATAGCGGAAATCCTTAAAATGTATTACCCTCGCTATGTTGACCTCCATAATTACGTACCAGCCAACAGTTTAACTACGAAGatagaaaattggaaagtGTTAAATCGAAAAgtactaaataaaattgatatgaaattaactaaaaatgttattaatcaGTTAGCAAACTGTCATCCTGGAGCTGctgaaaatatgttattagaaataagaaagaaaattataaaagatggAATTGAGCCCAGGAATCTTCAGAACCTACCACAAAATGACTCTATCGAAGAAG gcaataatataaaagttacggCAAAGTTATCAAAGAAATCAATGTCAAGTCCTACTAGTCACCCAATTTTGAAGGCTCTTGATTGTAAGAGATCAATATTTACACGCGCCAGAGAAATGTTCTACTTTATATTGGAATGGCTCATAAGTTGGTTATACACCTGGAAttactttcaaaatataaagtttcaaTTAGAGAATCAAAATTCGT TGAAAGAAGATGCCGAGGCGTCTAGAACACGAAGAACATCGGAGAATATCAACGAAGAAGACGCTGTTCCTCGTCACGTATACGCGCAATTAAGACGAAAAATCCGGAAGATCGACGATATTATCTGCACCCTAAATCACAAGCTTGCGTACCTTGAGAGCACGATAAAGCTGAAAGACCTGCGAATATCCAACTTAACGTCGGAAATCATAGACAACACTGTGGAATCCAAGCAATTTGCAAAAAACCAAATAAACGATGCACAAACTTCGATCGCATAA